The region cgaaatatgaaaaaaagatgaagaaaagttaatgaaataaggaaagggtaataatggaaagtataaaaaaatgtagGGTCAATTAAGAAAGGTATATAGGCATATCTTCAAACAACATTTTGAGTTTTGCGGCTCTGTGTAAATTATTAACATCTTTATATTCGCCATTCACCAATTATGTATCTCCCTCTCAATGTTTATCTcatctccacccccccccccacattgctATCCATACCCCGGGTCCATACCActcttcgcccccccccccccccatgttcaCTAGTCACCAACGCCGGTCGTCTGCCATACCCCCCATATCCCGTTCTAATCCCCTTCTCTAAATCTATCCCTGAATTTTTTTCAACCCCTACAACACTCCACCTATCTCTCTCATTGTGTCTCTGTCCTATTGTTTAACTTTTCTTCCCCTCAAACTCCACAACCAGTTCCGTTCTCCACCGATACACCCTTCTGTCTcccccttccttctttctctctctctctcccctccaaTTTTTtcgctctttctctctcattcccCTCCTTTCTCTCTTCATTTATCTTTGTATCTGTCTGAAAACGTATCCCAAGCCCCCCTTCCCAACACTATTTTTAGGTGATGACagttacaaaaaaattaaaaataaatcatttttagacTAAAGAAGACAATCACACTTTAAATATCAAGGTTATGAATTTAATTGTCTCATATAATTCCatcatattcaatattttcaacaattttgaaagttaaaacaataaaatcatatataaaTGTTATATGTATGCcataatttcaatcaaaatactGTTAACAATTTATGAACCAAGTGGATGTGTTCTCTCCCATGGACTTCAGCagatttgaaatgaaagaattaCCAGTAACTGATGAAAGTAACCTTTTATAGAAAAAGCATTAACAAGAGAAAATATAACTTCTAACCTAAAATTTCAACTGAATTGGTCAACactcaaatgaaaataaaatttcaatctCATGAATTTGGTGGTCTAATTCATTGCATCAACTCTTCAAAGCTGTGtggaaccaaaaaaaaagtaaaaattaaataatcaaGTCAATTTGTAACCTCCTCAATAATATTGTGAGGAAATATAAAAACCTGATGATGCACATACATGCACTTGGAAAAACAAATGTTTCTAGGTTGATCACAAAAACCAAGCAATATTTTCGATccagcagaaaaaaaaagagagtagtAAAAGTGTCAACTTATTAGGTACAGATCCtgagagggggaaaagagagCTTAGTCATCATCTTTTAAAATTGTATGTTGTGCATGCTCTTTTATGAGATGTGCAAGACGAGTCCCTCCCCCTTTTAtgtatctattttatttttattattttttttttggggggggtctctTCATAAATTTGGTAGAATATTGATTTGACCTACTGCCTGTGCCCCTctccacattttatgaaatcaCGGATCTGCCCGTAACTGCTTTTAACTTTTGGATGTTGCATCAAAGTTACTTTTTGATAACTTTGCTATCCAACCATGGAATATTGGCTGTCACCATGGTAGTTGCTCACTCTCAGATTGTTAAGAGTATCAATGGCAAGAATAAAGTTTCAACAAACATCAATTTTCTTAACATGCCAAGTTTGCCTATACTAGTCAGTCAAGCATATTTAGATGATCATTCTTTTATATTTAAAGTGATTAGTATCACTTATGATATTGTGTTAACAGTCATGGTATAATTGAAGCTTTGGTAAAAAGACAAATATGGAAGATTCAATAAGGTTACTTATATTGGGCCATCGTTTTTACATACCAATCTTACAAAAGTGGGATAGTGAAAATTACCCAAGTTTCAAATCACTAATTCTTTgtcaaattaaatattgacaAGAATGCAGATGTACTCTACTGTAGCCATATTTCTTGGCAATGTTATTTTTCAATTGTTTAACACTTGTGAAGTTAACTTTTATATCGAAATCCCTTAAAAAGATTTAATCCTGATATTTGATCCTGATCCATGCATGAAAGATTGATACCAAAATCAAAAAGGATTTTTAGCTCGAGACCCATTACGACccaacatttttattgttaatttAATCTGTTACCTTTTCATATTATATGCTGCATCACAGCTTTCACCCCAGGTGTTTTATTGgatactttttcttttttattgaaaatggtTTACCCTATTCATCTACAGAAATATATAtctgaaaaatacatttattttcattttgaagccTCACCCTTACCATCAGAAATTTGGAATTGTATGCAATATGGACtataatacaaaatttgaaattttggcaAAGCTGAATTAGCTCATATtaaactgaatatttttttgtttaattctcCAGAACATGCCTTTCTAGATACAGTTTTGTTACCCCCGCAATTCCACGAATATCAATGGCTTTAGACCTGCGATTTACCTTCTGTGAAGTGCCTATTTAGCTAAAGTGTCAATTTATTGTCCTCTCATGTCTCAAATCTACGATGCAATCCTGTGCTCTGCAGTCTGCACAGAACATGCTGGACGATTATAACATTGCAACATTTTAGAGCAGCAGAGTGATTCTACCTCAACATTGCATCGTTGCTAAACCTATAGCAATTTAGCAAACATGATGCAAAAATGCAAGGCAAGAGAATGCTAGTTATAGTTATACAAGCTGACCAGATTCTGTGTCACAGAAGTTGCATCTTAATCTAAAGCCGAGTATTAATCATAAttttccaatttaaaaaaaagcaaagtcAATGTGGGTGAAACTTGCATGCTTCAGTTATTCTCTTTTCCTTCATTCAGCTCGTTGGACAAGTTACAAATCAAACTTCTCAAATATGATCTCACAAACAGGCGATATCCTGCCTTGGCCGCTGCTGAACACCAACTCCTCTGGACTTTATACAGTTAATGCTTTCATGAAGCTGATATGTGGCCAAGATAACTGCATCCACAAGTTACATCTGATCTGGGTCCTATaacattttaaaagcaatttaatGAAATGTACATTCGATTGCATCTCTAATGTACCAGGGCCCTGGGCTGATGGGAGATCATCACTAACTCTGTCCCTGCATTTGTTTCATCATGGCTTCATCTTGGGCCGACTTCTCAGTCAATTTTTTACCAATGCTCTCATGGACCTCCAAATACTTAGCAACACAGCGATCCAAGCAGACAGCTTCACCTTTAGAAAGGTCACCTTCTTTGTAGGTAGGTGGAATACACTTCTTCTGACAAGCAACAGTCATCCTAAAAAACGAAAAGTACatacattttaagaataatCAGTTGAAATTATGGTGTAAGATAATGAAATGTAGGATGATAGGATCTGGGGCCATATTCTGACAATTGTTCTACGAGGAATATTCTTGTATCTTCAGAGTTGTAATAAAATCCGTATTCTGAAATTCTTGGATCTTTTCTTGTAAactgttttcaactttgaataaGCATGTTTGACGTCAGATTTATGATGCGCAAATTTGTTAGCATAAAAATATCTCTGTGCGCAAGATAACTTATTGAGAAAGGGTATTCAGGAAAATCTCGTTATCTTTGTGTTCTGCTAACTTCCTTAGAatacaagaaaattttcaagataGGATATAGGGGGCTATTGTAACTTTATCATGCAATAATATGTATCagtcaaaattgtcaaaaataataatttcttgcTGCATCCCACAAGAACATCATCTTGTTTTACAAATGAGACATTCTGAAAAacaatttacaaatttcactTACAAGGTACACTTACACCACTTGTTCACTggtaccaccctgcctgtggtgaatctacaggcaggactatggtatgccaatgttgtacagagcacacactttgaaaaatcattaaaatatcacttttgtgaccaaaattactaaattcCATGCAGTTGCAACTTATTTCTCATTaataacttgggaataatttttgtatccaccagagtgctcaaaaacttgaattttaggcatatttttgtgtatgccctctattgaTGGAAAGTttatatggcaagaaaattttcatttttcaatctctatttttaattaagaaaaaaaaatgaagaattaaaTGTACATTTAGAGCCAAGTTACATGATTTATAGCtttaatgaaaactgacagtgtaagaaaattaaacatttgtcccatatataaaaaaagagaaaataagccaaacattgccacccttattttgtcacacatggagatgtaaccgagaacaaggttatatttataaccttgttcattgaatgagtgacttACACTAGGCTACACATACTAGTAGTACATATACAGTTACAGTTTTTGTCAGTTACAGAGACGGATAAACGCTTAAACGATTATAATTTGTAGACtgttcaacaattaaaaaatggtaTTCCGAGTACTAACCTGTTGTACATGTCTGCCATCATTTCTACTTCTAATTCAGCCAAGAGCTGAAGCTGCTGCTGTTCATTCATGATTGTTCAAGTTTATTCGACTAGTCCAGGAATTATGAATTCTCCGCTAGAGCGCAATGCCGTCTTTGCCACGCCGAGGTTGCGGCGGATAATGAGACGAGCGGTTCGTCAAGTACTAGATGCACAGTCCGAAGCGAAGATGGCactaaaaagatgaatatatcGTTGTTTTTTTGACAGTTTAGAATTAAGTTGATTAATCGAATTAGTTTTAGTATAAACTATCATAAATGACGGATACTGAAACTATTAAACAAATAAAGACCGATTCTCCTCTCAATATTCGTTGCAAATTTGTTCAGTTGCACGTGGACCAACCAATTTTCATGGTACACGTACttacacaaataaaaaagtaattatttaGAAAAGGTTACTCTGAGCTGCTCATTTCatctcatttatttcaaaacaaactGCGATTTATGACAAATTTTATAAAAGATTTTTCCACAATAGCAAGGGAGCTGTGATGATTTAAGATAATATGCCCCTTTTTACGCATTGTGGGAGGGGGCTATATAAGGGTCAAACTACACATATTTttatggtaaattgccaattcgtttACTATCCCGTCCactggtctaccttcattttgtCTAATCCCATTTgaccatcaacatttcatctaccACCCATTTCGCCCAGTCATCAATTTGTCTATTAGGCATTTCGTCTAATCACAAGTTCGtctataaccatttcgtctaccacccatttAGTCTGATTCCACCTAGGCTAATGCCAACTCGTCCATTAATCAGTTCGTCCAacgttcatttggtccaatagccatgtcagttggtccaatattcAAATTGTC is a window of Lytechinus variegatus isolate NC3 chromosome 2, Lvar_3.0, whole genome shotgun sequence DNA encoding:
- the LOC121408818 gene encoding mitochondrial import inner membrane translocase subunit Tim10-B-like, with the protein product MNEQQQLQLLAELEVEMMADMYNRMTVACQKKCIPPTYKEGDLSKGEAVCLDRCVAKYLEVHESIGKKLTEKSAQDEAMMKQMQGQS